One genomic segment of Styela clava chromosome 3, kaStyClav1.hap1.2, whole genome shotgun sequence includes these proteins:
- the LOC144420848 gene encoding uncharacterized protein LOC144420848 — MVKTTEATNFVFEMEPNSKYTSNIFAVSCAGKGEAFEADLDCTTPVSAPETVPEATSPQKPDTEFDPASGIEVTVAAVDQRYGPVSCVFVVVTVDGSKQNSEDRKIDSSTAFEEANEGKNGQYFAYVTSK, encoded by the exons ATGGTCAAAACCACAGAAGCCACGAACTTTGTTTTTGAAATGGAACCAAACTCTAAGTACACTTCAAACATATTTGCCGTATCGTGTGCTGGAAAAGGGGAAGCATTTGAAGCAGATCTGGATTGTACTACTCCTGTTTCTG CTCCTGAAACCGTACCAGAAGCAACATCACCGCAAAAACCAGATACTGAGTTTGACCCAGCAAGTGGAATTGAAGTTACCGTCGCTGCAGTTGATCAAAGATATGGTCCAGTAAG CTGTGTTTTTGTCGTTGTGACGGTTGATGGTTCCAAACAAAACAGTGAAGACAGAAAAATCGATAGTAGTACAGCTTTCGAAGAAGCTAATGAGGGAAAAAATGGACAATATTTTGCCTACGTTACATCGAAGTAA